One genomic segment of Ipomoea triloba cultivar NCNSP0323 chromosome 9, ASM357664v1 includes these proteins:
- the LOC116028391 gene encoding expansin-like B1 → MAIFFKYFCTLLSITLVIPALANPQGGGGGSIQPGGAGGSTQPGGDGGSASSQPAGPKATYYTTSDGLGTPSGSCGYGELGRTENNGEVCTATSRLYNGGAGCGACYQVRCKNKDLCSEEGTKVVVTNSGEGPATDFILSYTAYAKLAKYPAVAAQLFAQGIVDIEYRRVSCKFGANLMIRIQEHSKFPSFLSIVVMNQGGATDILAVEIYEESSQKWISMRRAYGAVWDLSSPPCGRLKVRFLVSSSDGTTAWVQSDKAAIPADWKAGVTVETDITLS, encoded by the exons ATGGCTATCTTTTTCAAGTATTTTTGCACACTTCTCTCCATTACTTTGGTCATACCTGCACTTGCCAACCCTcaaggtggtggtggtggttccATCCAACCTGGTGGTGCTGGTGGTTCCACCCAAcctggtggtgatggtggtagCGCCTCCTCCCAACCTGCTGGTCCTAAAGCTACCTATTATACCACCTCTGATGGCTTGGGTACTCCAA GTGGATCTTGTGGCTATGGAGAGTTAGGAAGAACTGAAAACAACGGTGAAGTTTGCACCGCCACGAGTCGGCTTTACAATGGCGGTGCTGGCTGTGGTGCCTGCTACCAG GTAAGGTGCAAGAACAAAGACCTGTGCAGTGAAGAGGGAACTAAGGTGGTAGTCACAAACTCTGGAGAAGGCCCTGCAACTGACTTCATTCTCAGCTACACCGCCTACGCTAAATTGGCCAAGTACCCGGCTGTGGCGGCCCAGCTCTTCGCGCAAGGCATTGTCGACATTGAGTACCGCAGAGTTTCCTGCAAATTTGGTGCCAACCTCATGATTAGGATCCAGGAACACAGCAAGTTCCCTAGCTTCTTGTCCATTGTCGTCATGAACCAGGGCGGCGCAACTGACATCCTCGCTGTCGAGATCTATGAG GAATCGAGTCAAAAATGGATATCAATGAGGAGGGCATATGGAGCAGTATGGGACTTGTCTAGCCCACCATGTGGACGACTTAAAGTGAGGTTTCTGGTGAGTAGCAGCGACGGAACAACAGCTTGGGTGCAGTCAGACAAAGCTGCCATTCCTGCTGACTGGAAGGCTGGGGTTACTGTTGAAACAGACATTACACTCTCTTGA
- the LOC116028390 gene encoding histone-lysine N-methyltransferase, H3 lysine-9 specific SUVH4-like translates to MVMVSSGGLSHQNQKRPLENGFHSSSLDHMPKYKARKVSAVRDFPPGCGENALQTDVKSGESVVAATGDNVATDLEVTGVKDSDDVSELQSFEVVNCSVKLAVDESLDRVVAEVVATTTNGTLCGVEEVMSYVEPLGSDISKEDNKVEPVKEGNQIQNHDLVKELDEAVTLPIVESALSDVAVHASIGPLGSDSPKEGNKVEQMEEGNEIENHDLMEELDETVSLPIDETAQSDEMVPASLGRTCSQQQLYSVKEHTSSLIKKKYRSRRVSAIRDFPPFCGSNAPKPIEENCMDIVKAITDEVGTSIEESEGVRDAEAVVGKEIVVYSQEEIDKCILPDDAIGLGEGGTSICDVDENYLRCSGDDFDSGNEVVKPLVQALMAEPFCPWRQGRRDLTSDGVIREGEVKENTASYRKRSNAVAKKSVVRKASLFSIEARSGGECALVTSEGVLGAENLGTVVANSEVTPQGSTGGQRSPEFDVTLQPLGSDDSRHNDAHGKARQKRTAVTKKVGHKQEVSRKTLLKKRSVSEVSDGGKGAKVPSNTSGSFTEVPSEVSPSGNRLPKFNVTLPPFGPNGSSHGDARSKVRETLRLFQVLCRKLLQGEESKSRPEEEAQSKQKTKRIDLEASKIIKAKGKEVNTGNVILGEVPGVEVGDEFQYRVELALVGIHRLYQAGIDSMKHAETGLTIAVSIVASGGYADDMDDPDVLRYSGQGGNLISKAKTPEDQKLERGNLALRNSISVKNPVRVIRGYKDLKPSESVDAKPKVATIYVYDGIYTVQNYWTEKEGKHGKMVFMFELRRVPGQADVFWKEVKSSKKSIMRHGVCVDDITGGEELLPICAINRIDSEKPPSFNYIHKMKYPEWFQPAPLKGCDCTGKCSDSKKCACAVRNGGELPYNRNGAIVEVKPLVYECGPHCKCPPSCYNRVSQNGIKIQLEIFKTESRGWGVRSLTSIPSGTFICEYAGELLEDKEAERRIGNDEYLFDIGHNFSDCSINPSGQKCTSSEQVEEVGHTIDAAEYGNVGRFINHSCSPNLYAQNVLYDYDDKRVPHIMLFAADNIPPLQELTYHYNYTVDQVRDSNGNIKVKQCFCGSAECTGRLY, encoded by the coding sequence ATGGTCATGGTGTCGAGTGGTGGGTTGTCTCATCAGAATCAGAAGAGGCCATTAGAGAATGGTTTCCATTCCTCATCCTTGGATCATATGCCAAAATATAAAGCTAGGAAAGTCTCAGCAGTTCGGGATTTTCCTCCTGGGTGTGGCGAAAATGCTCTGCAAACTGATGTGAAATCTGGTGAAAGTGTGGTTGCTGCAACTGGTGACAATGTTGCCACTGATTTGGAGGTTACAGGTGTAAAGGATTCTGATGATGTTAGTGAGTTGCAATCTTTCGAAGTTGTGAACTGCTCAGTTAAATTGGCAGTGGATGAGTCCTTGGATAGAGTGGTGGCAGAAGTGGTGGCCACAACTACAAATGGAACTCTTTGTGGGGTGGAAGAAGTGATGAGCTATGTTGAACCTCTTGGATCTGACATATCGAAAGAAGATAACAAAGTGGAGCCAGTAAAAGAAGGGAATCAGATACAGAATCATGATTTGGTGAAGGAGCTGGATGAGGCAGTAACACTACCTATTGTCGAAAGTGCCCTGTCTGATGTGGCTGTTCATGCTAGTATTGGGCCTCTTGGATCTGATTCTCCCAAAGAAGGTAATAAAGTGGAGCAAATGGAGGAAGGGAATGAAATAGAGAACCACGATTTGATGGAGGAGCTGGATGAGACAGTATCACTACCTATTGATGAAACTGCTCAGTCTGATGAGATGGTTCCTGCCAGTTTGGGAAGAACTTGCTCACAACAGCAGTTGTACAGTGTCAAGGAACACACTTCGTCCTTGATAAAGAAAAAATACCGCTCGAGAAGAGTTTCTGCTATACGTGACTTTCCTCCATTTTGTGGAAGTAATGCTCCTAAGCCGATTGAAGAGAATTGTATGGATATAGTGAAAGCTATCACAGATGAAGTGGGGACTTCCATTGAAGAATCAGAAGGTGTTCGTGATGCTGAAGCTGTGGTTGGTAAGGAGATTGTTGTCTACTCCCAGGAAGAAATTGATAAATGCATCCTTCCAGATGATGCTATTGGTCTTGGGGAAGGAGGTACAAGTATTTGTGATGTTGACGAAAATTATCTGAGGTGTTCGGGTGATGATTTTGATTCTGGTAATGAAGTTGTAAAGCCGCTTGTGCAAGCTCTGATGGCTGAACCATTTTGTCCATGGAGGCAGGGGAGAAGGGACTTAACTAGTGATGGCGTGATAAGGGAAGGTGAAGTTAAGGAAAATACAGCTTCTTATCGGAAGAGGTCCAATGCTGTTGCCAAAAAAAGTGTTGTTAGGAAGGCATCACTTTTTTCTATCGAGGCAAGAAGTGGTGGTGAATGTGCCCTAGTAACTAGTGAGGGTGTTTTGGGTGCTGAGAACCTGGGAACTGTTGTTGCAAACAGTGAAGTGACACCTCAAGGTTCTACTGGTGGACAGCGATCACCTGAATTTGATGTGACCCTGCAACCTCTTGGTTCCGATGATTCCAGACACAATGATGCGCATGGTAAAGCGAGACAGAAGCGTACAGCTGTCACAAAAAAAGTTGGTCATAAACAAGAAGTTTCTAGGAAAACACTTCTTAAGAAGAGATCAGTTTCTGAGGTTTCAGATGGAGGCAAAGGTGCTAAAGTTCCTAGTAATACTTCTGGTTCTTTCACTGAAGTTCCATCGGAAGTTTCTCCTAGTGGAAATAGACTGCCCAAATTTAATGTGACCTTGCCACCTTTTGGTCCAAATGGTTCCAGCCATGGTGATGCCCGGAGCAAAGTAAGAGAGACACTGCGTTTATTTCAGGTTCTTTGTAGAAAGCTCTTACAAGGAGAAGAATCAAAGTCAAGGCCAGAGGAAGAGGCACAATCTAAGCAGAAAACTAAAAGGATTGATCTTGAAGCATCAAAGATAATCAAAGCAAAGGGTAAAGAAGTTAACACAGGCAATGTTATATTAGGTGAAGTGCCTGGAGTTGAAGTTGGTGATGAGTTCCAGTATAGGGTGGAACTTGCTCTTGTTGGTATTCATCGACTATATCAAGCAGGTATAGATTCAATGAAGCATGCTGAGACTGGATTGACAATTGCAGTTAGTATTGTTGCTTCCGGAGGTTATGCTGATGACATGGATGATCCTGATGTCTTGCGATATTCTGGACAAGGTGGAAATTTGATTAGTAAAGCTAAGACACCAGAAGACCAAAAGCTTGAAAGAGGCAATCTAGCTTTGAGAAATAGCATATCTGTAAAGAATCCAGTGCGGGTGATTCGTGGATACAAGGATCTCAAGCCTTCTGAATCAGTGGATGCAAAACCAAAGGTGGCCACAATATATGTTTATGATGGCATATACACTGTTCAGAACTATTGGACAGAAAAAGAAGGTAAGCACGGTAAGATGGTTTTTATGTTTGAGCTTAGAAGAGTTCCTGGTCAAGCGGATGTATTTTGGAAAGAAGTAAAGTCATCCAAAAAGTCCATAATGCGGCATGGAGTTTGTGTTGATGACATAACTGGAGGAGAAGAGTTGCTTCCTATATGTGCTATCAACAGAATTGACAGTGAGAAACCTCCATCATTTAATTACATCCATAAGATGAAATATCCAGAATGGTTCCAACCTGCTCCACTTAAAGGTTGTGACTGTACTGGTAAATGTTCTGATTCCAAAAAGTGCGCATGTGCTGTCCGAAATGGAGGTGAACTTCCATACAACCGTAATGGGGCCATAGTTGAAGTGAAACCTCTTGTATATGAGTGTGGTCCTCATTGTAAGTGTCCACCTTCTTGCTATAACAGAGTCAGCCAGAACGGTATCAAGATTCAATTGGAGATCTTCAAGACTGAGTCACGGGGCTGGGGTGTCAGATCCCTGACTTCTATTCCTTCAGGAACCTTTATATGCGAGTATGCAGGAGAGCTTCTTGAAGACAAGGAAGCTGAACGAAGGATTGGTAACGATGAGTATCTTTTTGATATTGGCCATAACTTTAGTGACTGTTCTATCAATCCTTCAGGACAAAAATGTACTAGTAGTGAGCAGGTTGAAGAAGTTGGCCATACCATTGATGCAGCAGAGTATGGGAATGTTGGAAGGTTTATCAATCACAGTTGTTCGCCTAACCTGTATGCACAAAATGTCCTTTATGACTATGATGACAAAAGAGTGCCGCATATTATGCTCTTTGCTGCAGATAATATTCCTCCATTACAAGAGCTGACTTATCACTATAATTATACAGTGGATCAGGTTCGTGATTCCAATGGAAATATCAAGGTAAAACAATGCTTTTGTGGATCTGCTGAGTGTACTGGTAGGCTGTATTAG
- the LOC116030199 gene encoding GATA transcription factor 26-like, which yields MGKQGPCYHCGVTSTPLWRNGPPEKPVLCNACGSRWRTKGTLANYTPLHARIDPDDSENYKISRVKIVSNRNKEEKVMKRKQNHFYSQVGIPPDYNQGLRKGLDEDTSNRSSSGSAVSNSESCAEFGGTEVSDLTGPTQPNVWDTMVPSRKRTCFTRPKPSPVEKLTKDLYTILHEQQSLFLSGSSAEDLLLESDKPMVSVEIGHGSMLIRHPSSIGREEESEASSLSVDNKQLTVNEAYSPLSTPVHNYNKKGAINSQDAGAERVRKPTGLGMELELVKRDKDQFEEFQILGHLDSPLHYIDLKDAKYKSSSSCYEVAGGPSDVGSVNVKRSRDGQDQKPSGAKAVMKSPIRVTIKGAYEHKELVETDGICFSPKHLFALPPDNSSLVLDSFGFATESSDQDLLLDVPSNSSFPQAELLADSQFRCPSDRNF from the exons ATGGGAAAGCAAGGACCTTGCTATCACTGTGGTGTTACAA GCACTCCACTTTGGCGTAATGGACCTCCAGAAAAGCCAGTTCTGTGCAATGCATGTGGCTCACGTTGGAGAACAAAAGGAACATTGGCAAACTATACTCCTTTGCATGCTAGGATTGATCCGGATGACTCTGAGAACTACAAGATTTCAAGGGTCAAAATCGTATCCAatagaaacaaagaagaaaaggtTATGAAACGGAAGCAAAACCATTTTTATTCTCAAGTAGGAATTCCTCCAGATTACAATCAGGGTTTACGCAAGGGTTTAGACGAGGATACAAGCAACAGGTCAAGTTCTGGTTCTGCTGTCTCTAACTCGGAGAGCTGTGCTGAATTTGGTGGTACTGAAGTAAGTGATTTAACAG GTCCTACTCAACCTAATGTGTGGGATACAATGGTGCCTTCGAGGAAGAGAACATGTTTCACTCGCCCAAAGCCATCTCCAGTTGAGAAGCTCACCAAAGATCTATATACTATCTTACACGAACAACAGTCTTTGTTCCTCTCTGGATCTTCTGCCGAGGATTTGCTTCTTGAGAGTGATAAACCTATGGTCTCTGTCGAGATAGGTCATGGAAGTATGCTCATTCGGCATCCATCCTCTATAGGTCGAGAAGAAGAATCTGAAGCCAGCTCTTTATCAGTTGACAACAAGCAACTCACTGTAAACGAGGCATATTCCCCGTTGAGTACTCCTGTACATAACTATAATAAAAAGGGTGCCATCAATTCACAAGATGCGGGGGCCGAGAGAGTCAGGAAGCCTACTGGACTAGGAATGGAACTAGAACTAGTGAAAAG GGATAAGGATCAATTTGAAGAATTTCAGATTCTTGGGCATCTTGATTCACCTTTGCATTATATAGACCTGAAA GACGCAAAGTATAAAAGCAGCAGCAGTTGCTATGAAGTTGCTGGAGGGCCCAGTGACGTTGGCTCGGTAAATGTTAAAAGATCACGAGATGGGCAGGATCAGAAGCCTTCAG GAGCAAAGGCGGTGATGAAGAGTCCCATAAGGGTGACGATTAAAGGTGCCTATGAACACAAGGAACTAGTAGAGACCGATGGCATTTGCTTCAGCCCAAAACATCTTTTTGCATTGCCTCCCGATAATAGTTCCCTTGTGCTGGACTCCTTCGGTTTTGCAACCGAGAGTTCTGATCAGGACTTGCTGCTTGACGTGCCATCCAACAGCTCCTTCCCTCAAGCGGAACTGCTAGCTGACAGCCAGTTTCGGTGCCCAAGCGACCGAAACTTCTGA